One genomic segment of Impatiens glandulifera chromosome 6, dImpGla2.1, whole genome shotgun sequence includes these proteins:
- the LOC124943520 gene encoding protein RADIALIS-like 1: MSAEHHNHGRFTSSWNKEENKAFEQALAKYSEDRGDSAIRWANIAAKIPGKSMIEIKRHYDILIDDVRRIETGFIPLPNYELSIDEEEGNESRPKHDRRRSLQMYGKGDWRSIARKSVVTRTAAQVASHAQKYFARQNEILADSVGMPIELPPFTPQIWDAPSQ, encoded by the exons ATGAGTGCTGAACATCATAACCATGGTCGTTTCACATCCTCTTGGAACAAAGAAGAGAACAAAGCTTTTGAGCAAGCACTTGCAAAATACTCTGAGGATCGTGGTGATAGTGCTATTAGATGGGCGAATATTGCAGCCAAAATTCCAGGAAAGTCAATGATAGAGATTAAGCGTCATTACGATATCTTAATCGATGATGTTAGGCGCATAGAAACTGGCTTCATCCCTCTACCAAACTATGAATTAAGcatcgatgaagaagaaggcAATGAATCAAGGCCCAAACATGATCGTAGAAGGA GTTTGCAAATGTATGGAAAAGGTGATTGGCGGAGCATAGCTCGTAAGTCTGTTGTGACGAGGACTGCAGCTCAAGTCGCAAGCCACGCGCAGAAGTACTTTGCTCGTCAAAATGAAATTCTTGCAGATTCGGTTGGCATGCCCATCGAACTTCCTCCCTTCACACCTCAAATATGGGATGCACcctctcaatga